From Cellulomonas fimi ATCC 484, a single genomic window includes:
- the cas1e gene encoding type I-E CRISPR-associated endonuclease Cas1e, with protein sequence MTKIPGVRPPDLSELTRAQDRITFLYLERSVIHRDSNAITATDERGTVHIPAASLGALLLGPGTTASHAAMTLLAESGSTAVWVGERGVRYYAHGRSLARSSRLLLAQAELVTNQSSRLRVARQMYAMRFPGEDTSGLTMQQLRGREGARVRRTYREQAALHGIAWEKRRYDPDDFTSGDPVNQALSAATTALYGIVHAVVVALGCSPGLGFVHTGHVRSFVFDIADLYKADYAIPCAFETAAAGYSDIGAETRRAMRDRFRDGHLLERCSSDIHNLLLPAEPDEATADLGPDVVRLWDGGTRTVAGGTSWGDEVDW encoded by the coding sequence ATGACCAAGATCCCCGGCGTCCGTCCGCCCGATCTGTCGGAGCTGACTCGCGCCCAGGACCGCATCACCTTCCTCTACCTGGAGCGCAGCGTCATCCACCGCGACTCGAACGCGATCACGGCCACCGACGAGCGGGGCACCGTGCACATCCCCGCCGCCTCGCTCGGCGCGCTGCTGCTCGGCCCCGGAACGACCGCCAGCCACGCCGCGATGACCCTGCTCGCGGAGTCCGGCTCTACGGCCGTGTGGGTCGGTGAGCGCGGGGTCCGCTACTACGCACACGGACGCTCGCTCGCGCGCTCGTCCCGGTTGCTCCTCGCCCAGGCCGAGCTCGTCACCAACCAGTCGTCGCGCCTGCGTGTCGCCCGCCAGATGTACGCCATGCGCTTCCCCGGAGAGGACACCAGCGGCCTGACCATGCAGCAGCTGCGCGGTCGTGAGGGCGCCCGCGTGCGTCGCACCTACCGGGAGCAGGCCGCTCTTCACGGCATCGCCTGGGAGAAGCGTCGCTACGACCCCGACGACTTCACGTCGGGCGACCCGGTCAACCAGGCCCTGTCCGCCGCGACCACTGCCCTGTACGGCATCGTCCACGCCGTCGTCGTCGCCCTCGGCTGTTCCCCCGGCCTCGGCTTCGTCCACACCGGGCACGTGCGGTCCTTCGTCTTCGACATCGCCGACCTCTATAAGGCGGACTACGCCATTCCCTGCGCGTTCGAGACCGCCGCCGCGGGGTACAGCGACATCGGCGCCGAGACCCGCCGCGCCATGCGTGACCGTTTTCGCGACGGACACCTGCTTGAACGATGCAGCAGCGACATCCACAACCTCCTGCTTCCCGCCGAGCCGGACGAGGCGACCGCCGACCTCGGACCTGATGTCGTCCGCCTCTGGGACGGCGGAACCCGTACCGTCGCCGGCGGCACGTCATGGGGCGACGAGGTGGACTGGTGA
- the cas2e gene encoding type I-E CRISPR-associated endoribonuclease Cas2e — translation MIVLVLTACPAGLRGHLTRWLLEVSAGVFVGHTSTRVRDELWNRTVELIRPRSRPYGHHRQH, via the coding sequence GTGATCGTCCTCGTGCTGACCGCCTGCCCGGCCGGCCTGCGCGGCCATCTGACGCGTTGGCTCCTGGAGGTGTCCGCCGGTGTCTTCGTCGGCCACACCTCGACCCGCGTCCGCGACGAGCTCTGGAACCGCACTGTCGAGCTGATTCGGCCGCGGTCGCGCCCTTATGGTCATCACCGCCAACACTGA
- a CDS encoding RNA polymerase sigma factor, which yields MPTPTPTTPVADVTADGDAAAARTGTGPGDEDAVRDETPHEGDEPRFETPEDAAGAGPAPTSAPAAAPTPADTAWFETLVRDHATAVHRFVVRRVGRNDADDLTADVLTVAWRRRDDVPRGAELPWLYRTAGFVLANHVRKSRPVPVADVPEGLDPTDPAVLAVRDEQVRTVLAALGVRDRQILLLNAWEGLAGQALADVLGISRGGADAALSRARARLREAWDAHDADTPAGSTA from the coding sequence GTGCCGACGCCGACACCGACCACACCGGTCGCCGACGTGACCGCCGACGGCGACGCGGCTGCCGCGCGCACGGGCACCGGCCCGGGAGACGAGGACGCCGTGCGCGACGAGACGCCCCACGAGGGCGACGAACCCCGGTTCGAGACGCCCGAGGACGCGGCCGGCGCGGGACCGGCCCCCACGAGCGCCCCTGCGGCGGCGCCGACGCCCGCCGACACCGCGTGGTTCGAGACGCTGGTCCGCGACCACGCAACGGCCGTGCACCGCTTCGTCGTGCGCCGCGTGGGGCGGAACGACGCCGACGACCTGACGGCCGACGTGCTGACCGTGGCGTGGCGGCGTCGGGACGACGTACCGCGCGGCGCGGAGCTGCCGTGGCTCTACCGGACCGCGGGCTTCGTGCTCGCCAACCACGTGCGCAAGTCCCGCCCGGTGCCCGTCGCGGACGTGCCCGAGGGCCTCGACCCGACGGACCCGGCGGTCCTCGCGGTCCGCGACGAGCAGGTCCGCACCGTCCTCGCCGCGCTGGGCGTGCGCGACCGGCAGATCCTCCTGCTCAACGCGTGGGAGGGTCTCGCGGGTCAGGCGCTCGCGGACGTGCTCGGCATCTCCCGCGGCGGCGCGGACGCCGCGCTGAGCCGCGCCCGCGCCCGCCTCCGTGAGGCGTGGGACGCCCATGACGCCGACACCCCGGCGGGCTCGACCGCCTGA
- a CDS encoding beta-galactosidase, whose translation MSSQPSSEPVRPTWPLGLDRIAYGGDYNPEQWPEEVWKEDVTLMREAGVNLVSVGIFSWALLEPREGEFDFGWLDRLLELLHDNGIRVDLGTPTASPPAWFFAAHPDARVVTRDGTPLGFGSRGMAGPSHPAYRAAAVRIADQLARRYGRHPAVALWHVHNEYGAPVSEDYSPASAGAFRAWLQGRYGTLDALNAAWGTAFWGQRYGDWAHVDVPAVAPSVVNPAQRLDFARFTDDALRACFVAERDAIRAHSDVPVTTNFMTTNCPSTDLWKWADEVDVVSNDHYLTAADPRAHVDLALAADLTRSLARGRPWILMEHSTSAVNWQPRNIAKRPGEMARNALSHLGRGSDAILFFQWRASRSGAEKFHSAMLPHAGTTSRVWREVRALGADLGRLDEVRGSTVRADVALLWDWESFWAQDLEWRPSVDLDHRERVRAYYERLWRDGLTVDLAHPGADLSGYRLVVAPASYLLTAASGDNLSRYVAQGGTLVVSYFSGIVDEHDAVHPDGYGAPLRTTLGVSVEEFLPLREGETVRLAWDHDGERTELVADVWADDLVLEGADVVATYLDGPAAGRAAVTRHRHGAGTGWYVSTRLDVDALAHVLRGAYADAGLTPAGLPDEVEVVRRDGPTARFVVAINHADAPVDVPADGTELLTGTAVRGRVTVPAGGVAVVREHRGG comes from the coding sequence ATGTCTTCCCAGCCTTCCTCCGAGCCCGTGCGCCCCACCTGGCCGCTCGGGCTCGACCGCATCGCCTACGGCGGCGACTACAACCCCGAGCAGTGGCCGGAGGAGGTCTGGAAGGAGGACGTCACCCTCATGCGCGAGGCGGGGGTGAACCTCGTCAGCGTCGGCATCTTCTCCTGGGCGCTGCTCGAGCCCCGCGAGGGCGAGTTCGACTTCGGCTGGCTCGACCGGCTGCTCGAGCTCCTGCACGACAACGGCATCCGCGTCGACCTCGGTACCCCCACCGCGTCCCCGCCCGCCTGGTTCTTCGCCGCGCACCCCGACGCGCGTGTCGTCACGCGTGACGGCACCCCGCTCGGCTTCGGCTCGCGCGGCATGGCCGGCCCGTCGCACCCCGCCTACCGCGCGGCCGCCGTGCGCATCGCCGACCAGCTCGCGCGCCGCTACGGCCGCCACCCCGCCGTCGCGCTCTGGCACGTCCACAACGAGTACGGCGCACCCGTCTCCGAGGACTACTCCCCCGCCTCAGCCGGCGCCTTCCGCGCCTGGCTGCAGGGCCGCTACGGGACCCTCGACGCGCTCAACGCCGCGTGGGGCACCGCGTTCTGGGGCCAGCGGTACGGCGACTGGGCGCACGTCGACGTGCCCGCCGTCGCCCCGAGCGTCGTCAACCCCGCGCAGCGCCTCGACTTCGCACGGTTCACCGACGACGCGCTGCGGGCCTGCTTCGTCGCCGAGCGTGACGCGATCCGCGCGCACTCCGACGTGCCCGTCACCACCAACTTCATGACGACCAACTGCCCGTCCACCGACCTGTGGAAGTGGGCCGACGAGGTCGACGTCGTCTCCAACGACCACTACCTCACCGCCGCCGACCCGCGCGCGCACGTCGACCTCGCACTCGCCGCCGACCTCACGCGCTCGCTCGCCCGCGGCCGCCCCTGGATCCTCATGGAGCACTCCACGTCGGCCGTGAACTGGCAGCCCCGCAACATCGCCAAGCGTCCCGGCGAGATGGCCCGCAACGCCCTGTCCCACCTCGGCCGCGGGTCCGACGCGATCCTCTTCTTCCAGTGGCGCGCCTCCCGGTCCGGTGCCGAGAAGTTCCACTCCGCGATGCTGCCGCACGCCGGCACCACGTCCCGCGTGTGGCGCGAGGTGCGGGCGCTCGGCGCCGACCTCGGCCGGCTCGACGAGGTGCGCGGCTCCACGGTCCGCGCCGACGTCGCGCTGCTGTGGGACTGGGAGTCGTTCTGGGCGCAGGACCTCGAGTGGCGGCCGTCGGTCGACCTCGACCACCGCGAGCGCGTCCGGGCCTACTACGAGCGGCTGTGGCGCGACGGCCTCACGGTCGACCTCGCCCACCCCGGCGCGGACCTGTCCGGGTACCGGCTCGTCGTCGCGCCCGCGTCGTACCTGCTCACGGCCGCGTCCGGGGACAACCTCAGCCGGTACGTCGCGCAGGGCGGCACGCTCGTCGTGTCCTACTTCTCGGGCATCGTCGACGAGCACGACGCGGTCCACCCCGACGGGTACGGCGCGCCGCTGCGCACCACGCTCGGCGTGTCCGTCGAGGAGTTCCTGCCCCTGCGCGAGGGCGAGACCGTCCGTCTCGCGTGGGACCACGACGGCGAGCGCACCGAGCTCGTCGCGGACGTCTGGGCCGACGACCTCGTGCTCGAGGGCGCCGACGTCGTCGCGACCTACCTCGACGGTCCCGCCGCGGGCCGCGCGGCCGTCACGCGGCACCGGCACGGCGCCGGGACGGGCTGGTACGTCTCCACGCGGCTGGACGTCGACGCGCTCGCGCACGTGCTCCGCGGCGCCTACGCCGACGCGGGACTGACCCCGGCCGGGCTGCCGGACGAGGTCGAGGTCGTCCGGCGGGACGGGCCCACGGCGCGCTTCGTCGTCGCGATCAACCACGCCGACGCGCCCGTCGACGTGCCCGCCGACGGGACCGAGCTGCTCACGGGGACGGCCGTCCGCGGCCGCGTGACCGTCCCCGCCGGGGGCGTCGCCGTCGTGCGGGAGCACCGCGGAGGCTGA
- a CDS encoding ABC transporter substrate-binding protein, which produces MRLHTGIRVAAVVAATALLATACSGTDDGGSGDGGGDGGKVELTFWTWAPGMEEAAAVWNEANPDIQVTVNKQDGGDPAVTKLLTAIKAGSGAPDLFQTEYQKIPTLVSSDALADIADVLPEGTAERFADGTWQSVTLGSDAVYGVPQDSGPMEFYYREDIFQQYGLAVPTTWEQYAQVAEQLHAADPTKYLGTFSANDAGWFTGLTQQAGASWWGIDGDAWTVDIEDAPVQKVAEYWGGLVEKGVIDNKPMYTPEWNAALNDGTQVGWISAIWAPGVLEGNAPDTAGTWKMAPMPQWEEGDAATGNWGGSATSVTSQSTHKEEAAKFIAWLNASQEGVNLLVSEGGLYPADIPSQAEALSAPPAFFSNQPDFYTIASEIAGSVQPFTYGPNVNVAYSAYNDEFGKATEAKSAAAFLDAVTAMQTATVEDLESSGFTVKE; this is translated from the coding sequence ATGCGCCTGCACACAGGTATCCGCGTCGCGGCGGTCGTCGCCGCGACCGCGCTGCTCGCGACCGCGTGCTCCGGCACGGACGACGGCGGCTCCGGCGACGGCGGTGGCGACGGCGGGAAGGTCGAACTGACCTTCTGGACCTGGGCCCCCGGCATGGAGGAGGCGGCGGCCGTCTGGAACGAGGCCAACCCCGACATCCAGGTGACGGTCAACAAGCAGGACGGCGGCGACCCGGCCGTCACCAAGCTGCTCACGGCCATCAAGGCCGGCTCGGGTGCGCCCGACCTGTTCCAGACCGAGTACCAGAAGATCCCCACGCTGGTCTCGTCCGACGCGCTCGCCGACATCGCGGACGTGCTGCCCGAGGGCACCGCCGAGCGGTTCGCCGACGGGACCTGGCAGTCGGTCACGCTCGGCTCCGACGCCGTCTACGGCGTGCCGCAGGACTCCGGGCCGATGGAGTTCTACTACCGCGAGGACATCTTCCAGCAGTACGGCCTCGCCGTGCCGACCACGTGGGAGCAGTACGCGCAGGTCGCCGAGCAGCTGCACGCGGCCGACCCGACCAAGTACCTCGGCACGTTCTCCGCCAACGACGCCGGCTGGTTCACCGGGCTCACGCAGCAGGCCGGCGCCTCGTGGTGGGGCATCGACGGCGACGCGTGGACCGTCGACATCGAGGACGCGCCCGTCCAGAAGGTCGCCGAGTACTGGGGCGGCCTCGTCGAGAAGGGCGTCATCGACAACAAGCCGATGTACACGCCCGAGTGGAACGCCGCGCTCAACGACGGCACGCAGGTCGGCTGGATCTCCGCGATCTGGGCTCCCGGCGTGCTCGAGGGCAACGCTCCCGACACCGCCGGCACGTGGAAGATGGCGCCCATGCCCCAGTGGGAGGAGGGCGACGCCGCGACGGGCAACTGGGGCGGCTCGGCCACCTCGGTGACGTCCCAGTCGACGCACAAGGAGGAGGCCGCGAAGTTCATCGCGTGGCTCAACGCCTCCCAGGAGGGCGTCAACCTCCTCGTCTCCGAGGGTGGCCTGTACCCGGCCGACATCCCCAGCCAGGCCGAGGCCCTGTCGGCGCCCCCGGCGTTCTTCAGCAACCAGCCGGACTTCTACACGATCGCCTCGGAGATCGCCGGGTCGGTGCAGCCGTTCACGTACGGCCCCAACGTCAACGTCGCGTACTCCGCGTACAACGACGAGTTCGGCAAGGCGACCGAGGCCAAGAGCGCCGCGGCGTTCCTCGACGCCGTCACGGCGATGCAGACCGCGACGGTCGAGGACCTCGAGAGCTCGGGCTTCACCGTCAAGGAGTGA
- a CDS encoding carbohydrate ABC transporter permease produces the protein MTTLASPRAADTRPARTHRRPRRRTAAPYVFLAPALTLFALFLALPIGYALYLSFRTVEVKGLGLGAGARTEVWAGFDNYTRALDDPEFLASVGRVGLYGLLLVPTMLGLALLFALLLDARRTRAKGFSRVSIFLPYAVPAVIASLLWGFLYLPRVSPFYFLFDKVGWDAPQILSSQLVVFAIANIGLWGGVGFNMIVIYTALKAIPSELYEAARLDGASELVVALRIKVPIVLPSLVLTFLFSMIATLQVFAEPMTLRPLTNTISTTWSPLMKVYRDAFTRDDIYSAAATSVVIALATFALSYLFLRVVQDGRAFSQESR, from the coding sequence GTGACCACCCTCGCCTCGCCCCGGGCGGCGGACACCCGCCCCGCGCGGACGCACCGGCGTCCCCGCCGGCGCACGGCCGCGCCGTACGTGTTCCTCGCGCCCGCGCTCACGCTGTTCGCGCTGTTCCTCGCGCTGCCCATCGGGTACGCGCTCTACCTCAGCTTCCGCACGGTCGAGGTCAAGGGCCTCGGCCTCGGCGCCGGCGCCCGCACCGAGGTCTGGGCCGGGTTCGACAACTACACGCGCGCGCTCGACGACCCCGAGTTCCTCGCGTCGGTCGGCCGCGTCGGCCTGTACGGCCTGCTGCTCGTCCCCACCATGCTCGGGCTCGCGCTGCTGTTCGCGCTGCTCCTCGACGCGCGGCGCACGCGCGCCAAGGGGTTCTCGCGCGTCTCGATCTTCCTGCCCTACGCGGTCCCGGCGGTCATCGCGTCGCTCCTGTGGGGCTTCCTCTACCTGCCGCGCGTGAGCCCGTTCTACTTCCTGTTCGACAAGGTCGGCTGGGACGCGCCGCAGATCCTGTCGTCGCAGCTCGTGGTCTTCGCCATCGCGAACATCGGCCTGTGGGGCGGCGTCGGCTTCAACATGATCGTCATCTACACCGCCCTCAAGGCGATCCCGAGCGAGCTGTACGAGGCGGCGCGCCTCGACGGCGCGTCCGAGCTCGTGGTCGCGCTGCGGATCAAGGTGCCGATCGTCCTGCCGTCGCTCGTCCTGACCTTCCTGTTCTCGATGATCGCGACGCTCCAGGTGTTCGCCGAGCCCATGACGCTGCGGCCCCTGACCAACACGATCTCCACCACGTGGAGCCCGCTGATGAAGGTGTACCGCGACGCGTTCACGCGCGACGACATCTACTCGGCCGCCGCCACGTCCGTCGTGATCGCGCTCGCGACGTTCGCCCTCTCCTACCTGTTCCTGCGCGTCGTGCAGGACGGCCGCGCCTTCTCCCAGGAGTCCCGATGA
- a CDS encoding carbohydrate ABC transporter permease produces the protein MTTTSLTRPVVRVAQPLRPERRERPSVLGSAVLVVGAVYCLLPVLWVLVASSKSANELFSTFTFLPSTHLLDNVAELSGYRGGLYWRWMLNTALYAGVGGGLSVLISAMAGYALAKYPFRGKKLVFNLILAGVLVPGVVLAIPQYLLLAEINLTNTYWSVLLPSLISPYGIYLCRIYAAASVPDELLEAARTDGASEWRTFSRIAVPLMGPGLVTVFLFQFVGIWNNFMLPYIMLGNDRLYPLTVGLNGLLNQGASQPAMYTSVITGSLLSIIPLAALFLTLQRYWKVDLAAGSVKA, from the coding sequence ATGACGACCACGAGCCTCACGCGTCCCGTCGTGCGCGTCGCGCAGCCGCTGCGGCCGGAGCGCCGGGAGCGCCCGTCCGTGCTCGGCAGCGCCGTGCTCGTCGTCGGCGCCGTGTACTGCCTGCTGCCCGTGCTGTGGGTGCTCGTCGCGTCCTCCAAGTCGGCCAACGAGCTGTTCTCGACGTTCACGTTCCTGCCGTCGACGCACCTGCTCGACAACGTCGCGGAGCTCTCCGGCTACCGCGGGGGCCTCTACTGGCGGTGGATGCTCAACACCGCGCTGTACGCGGGCGTCGGCGGCGGGCTGTCCGTGCTCATCTCGGCGATGGCCGGGTACGCGCTGGCCAAGTACCCGTTCCGCGGCAAGAAGCTCGTCTTCAACCTCATCCTCGCGGGCGTGCTGGTGCCCGGCGTCGTGCTCGCGATCCCGCAGTACCTGCTGCTGGCCGAGATCAACCTGACCAACACCTACTGGTCGGTGCTCCTGCCCAGCCTCATCAGCCCCTACGGCATCTACCTGTGCCGCATCTACGCCGCCGCGTCCGTCCCGGACGAGCTGCTCGAGGCCGCGCGGACCGACGGCGCGAGCGAGTGGCGCACGTTCTCCCGGATCGCCGTGCCGCTCATGGGCCCCGGCCTGGTGACGGTGTTCCTGTTCCAGTTCGTCGGCATCTGGAACAACTTCATGCTGCCCTACATCATGCTCGGCAACGACCGGCTGTACCCCCTCACGGTGGGCCTCAACGGCCTGCTCAACCAGGGTGCGTCGCAGCCCGCGATGTACACCTCCGTCATCACGGGCTCGCTGCTGTCGATCATCCCGCTCGCCGCCCTCTTCCTCACGCTGCAGCGGTACTGGAAGGTCGACCTCGCCGCCGGCTCGGTCAAGGCCTGA
- a CDS encoding LacI family DNA-binding transcriptional regulator, with product MDATTSAPAQRRRPTIRDVAAAAGVSRGTVSRVINGGHWVSPEALAAVQEAIRTTGYSMNQHARSLVTGRSNSVAFLLTEPQHLLFEDPTFSILLRGAAQALAGRSMPLLLMVAGTPQEQSQVLSYVGAGHVDGVLLISSHAGSPVLAELVRQGIPTIACGIPLGFEGQLGYVAADDLGGGRRMVRHLLDRGRTRIATITGPLDTPGGRMRLEGYRAELGDAYDESLVAHGDYTREGGAAGMRDLLARRPDLDAVFVASDLMAAGAIPVLRESGRTVPDDVAVGGFDDSGLAATLDPPLTTLRQPFERISTEMVRLLLEVVEGEEPAAITLPTSLVVRAST from the coding sequence ATGGACGCGACGACCTCCGCCCCCGCGCAGCGACGACGGCCGACGATCCGCGACGTCGCCGCCGCCGCCGGCGTGTCCCGCGGCACGGTGTCCCGCGTCATCAACGGCGGGCACTGGGTCTCGCCCGAGGCGCTCGCCGCCGTGCAGGAGGCGATCCGCACCACCGGCTACTCGATGAACCAGCACGCGCGCTCGCTCGTGACCGGCCGGTCCAACTCGGTCGCGTTCCTGCTCACCGAGCCGCAGCACCTGCTGTTCGAGGACCCCACGTTCTCGATCCTGCTCCGCGGCGCCGCGCAGGCCCTCGCGGGCAGGTCGATGCCGCTGCTGCTCATGGTCGCGGGCACGCCCCAGGAGCAGAGCCAGGTCCTGTCCTACGTCGGCGCCGGGCACGTCGACGGGGTGCTGCTCATCTCGTCGCACGCAGGCAGCCCGGTGCTTGCCGAGCTCGTCCGGCAGGGCATACCGACGATCGCCTGCGGCATCCCGCTCGGCTTCGAGGGGCAGCTCGGGTACGTCGCCGCGGACGACCTGGGCGGCGGGCGGCGCATGGTGCGCCACCTGCTCGACCGGGGCCGCACCCGCATCGCGACGATCACGGGCCCGCTCGACACCCCCGGCGGCCGCATGCGCCTCGAGGGGTACCGGGCAGAGCTCGGCGACGCCTACGACGAGAGCCTCGTCGCGCACGGCGACTACACGCGCGAGGGCGGGGCCGCCGGCATGCGCGACCTGCTCGCCCGCCGCCCCGACCTCGACGCCGTGTTCGTCGCGTCGGACCTCATGGCGGCGGGAGCGATCCCGGTGCTGCGCGAGTCCGGGCGCACCGTGCCTGACGACGTGGCCGTCGGCGGGTTCGACGACTCGGGCCTCGCCGCGACGCTCGACCCGCCGCTCACGACGCTGCGCCAGCCGTTCGAGCGGATCAGCACCGAGATGGTGCGGCTGCTGCTCGAGGTCGTCGAGGGCGAGGAGCCCGCCGCGATCACCCTCCCGACGTCGCTCGTCGTGCGCGCCTCCACCTGA
- a CDS encoding FtsX-like permease family protein, which produces MFLALRELAFARTRFGLMGAVVALIAVLMVLLSGLSSGLVVDGVSGLMRSPVDAVAFSSGTRTDSAFTRSEVTAAERDAWAARPDVSDAELLGTAIVNAHDDDGTALDLTLFGVEPGGFVLPAAGEGRVPGAEGEVLLSVSAQDEGVALGDVVTVDRLGIPLEVVGFTTDQRTFGHVDIGFVPLRTWQEVHAGVAVGETADPDAYDVASVVALRGVDGTPDLAAGDAAAGTTARTIEAAFDSSPGYTAELMTMQLIQAFLYAISALVVGAFFTLWTVQRTRELAVLRAIGASTRYLLTDGVLQAAILLAGSVALGVAAGLGLGALLQGTGMPFALEGGPIAAGAALLLGLGLVGATVATARIASVDPVTALGEHR; this is translated from the coding sequence GTGTTCCTCGCCCTGCGCGAGCTCGCCTTCGCCCGCACCCGGTTCGGGCTCATGGGCGCCGTCGTCGCCCTCATCGCCGTCCTCATGGTCCTGCTGTCCGGCCTGTCCTCCGGTCTCGTCGTCGACGGCGTCTCCGGGCTCATGCGCAGCCCGGTCGACGCCGTCGCGTTCTCCTCCGGGACGAGGACCGACTCCGCGTTCACGCGCTCCGAGGTCACCGCCGCCGAGCGGGACGCGTGGGCCGCACGCCCCGACGTCAGCGACGCCGAGCTCCTCGGCACCGCGATCGTCAACGCGCACGACGACGACGGCACCGCGCTCGACCTGACCCTCTTCGGCGTCGAGCCCGGCGGGTTCGTCCTGCCGGCCGCCGGCGAGGGCCGCGTCCCCGGGGCCGAGGGAGAGGTCCTGCTCAGCGTGTCCGCGCAGGACGAGGGCGTCGCACTCGGCGACGTCGTGACCGTCGACCGCCTCGGCATCCCGCTCGAGGTCGTCGGCTTCACCACCGACCAGCGCACCTTCGGGCACGTCGACATCGGCTTCGTGCCCCTGCGCACCTGGCAGGAGGTCCACGCGGGCGTCGCCGTCGGCGAGACGGCGGACCCCGACGCGTACGACGTCGCGAGCGTCGTCGCCCTCCGCGGCGTCGACGGCACCCCCGACCTCGCCGCCGGCGACGCGGCCGCCGGCACGACCGCGCGCACGATCGAGGCCGCGTTCGACTCCTCCCCGGGCTACACCGCCGAGCTCATGACGATGCAGCTCATCCAGGCCTTCCTCTACGCGATCTCGGCCCTCGTCGTCGGCGCGTTCTTCACGCTCTGGACCGTGCAGCGCACCCGCGAGCTCGCCGTCTTGCGCGCCATCGGCGCCTCCACCCGGTACCTGCTCACCGACGGCGTCCTGCAGGCGGCGATCCTGCTCGCGGGGTCCGTCGCCCTCGGCGTCGCCGCCGGGCTCGGCCTCGGCGCGCTCCTGCAGGGCACCGGCATGCCGTTCGCGCTCGAGGGCGGCCCGATCGCCGCCGGGGCGGCCCTCCTGCTCGGGCTCGGGCTCGTCGGCGCCACCGTCGCGACCGCCCGCATCGCGTCCGTCGACCCCGTCACCGCACTCGGAGAGCACCGATGA
- a CDS encoding ABC transporter ATP-binding protein produces the protein MTTTTEPRTRTGLALADVTLTFGDGDREVAALDHVDLAVTPGELVAVVGPSGAGKSSLLAVAGGLTRPTGGSVVVDGTDLTTLTTRALARFRRDHVGFVFQSGNLVPALTAIDQLRLVETITGRRAATPPEQLLAAVGMTEHAHRRPGRLSGGERQRVGIARALVASPSVLLVDEPTAALDRRRSHEVVELLARQTHEHAVATVMVTHDHDVLEHCDRVLEMVDGRLRPA, from the coding sequence ATGACCACCACCACCGAACCCCGCACCCGCACCGGGCTCGCCCTCGCGGACGTCACCCTGACCTTCGGCGACGGCGACCGCGAGGTCGCCGCGCTCGACCATGTCGACCTCGCCGTCACGCCCGGCGAGCTCGTCGCCGTCGTCGGCCCGTCCGGCGCGGGCAAGTCGAGCCTGCTCGCCGTCGCCGGCGGCCTCACGCGGCCCACCGGCGGCTCCGTGGTCGTCGACGGCACCGACCTCACGACGCTGACCACGCGCGCGCTCGCACGGTTCCGGCGCGACCACGTCGGCTTCGTCTTCCAGTCCGGCAACCTCGTCCCCGCCCTCACCGCGATCGACCAGCTCCGGCTCGTCGAGACGATCACCGGCCGCCGCGCCGCCACGCCGCCCGAGCAGCTGCTCGCCGCCGTCGGCATGACCGAGCACGCCCACCGGCGTCCCGGGCGGCTGTCCGGCGGGGAGCGGCAGCGCGTCGGGATCGCCCGCGCGCTCGTCGCGTCGCCCTCGGTGCTGCTCGTCGACGAGCCCACCGCGGCCCTCGACCGGCGCCGCAGCCACGAGGTCGTCGAGCTGCTCGCCCGGCAGACGCACGAGCACGCCGTCGCGACCGTCATGGTCACGCACGACCACGACGTCCTGGAGCACTGCGACCGGGTGCTCGAGATGGTCGACGGGCGCCTGCGGCCCGCCTGA
- a CDS encoding TetR/AcrR family transcriptional regulator, whose translation MPRIDAPTVAEHRAARERALLDAARELLTAQPDRVPTLAEVGAVAGLSRSSVYEYFRSREDLLRALVSDSFPRWQRRLDAGLAAADGPGGRLLAFLRVNLELVADGEHALARALSLVAPSDDLARESRAFHERLLLPVAEALTELGVADAETATELVNAVVHAASRRVEQTGDLERAHEAARALLAAYVDALAPGGDAA comes from the coding sequence GTGCCTCGCATCGACGCCCCGACGGTGGCCGAGCACCGGGCCGCGCGGGAGCGCGCGCTGCTCGACGCGGCCCGGGAGCTGCTCACGGCGCAGCCGGACCGCGTGCCGACGCTCGCGGAGGTCGGTGCCGTCGCCGGGCTGTCACGGTCGAGCGTGTACGAGTACTTCCGCTCGCGCGAGGACCTGCTCCGCGCGCTCGTCAGCGACTCGTTCCCCCGCTGGCAGCGGCGCCTGGACGCGGGCCTCGCCGCGGCGGACGGTCCGGGCGGCCGGCTCCTGGCGTTCCTGCGCGTCAACCTCGAGCTCGTGGCGGACGGCGAGCACGCCCTGGCGCGCGCGCTGTCACTGGTCGCGCCGTCGGACGACCTCGCGCGCGAGTCGCGGGCGTTCCACGAGCGGCTCCTGCTGCCCGTGGCCGAGGCGCTGACGGAGCTGGGCGTGGCCGATGCCGAGACGGCGACCGAGCTGGTGAACGCGGTGGTCCACGCGGCGTCGCGCCGGGTCGAGCAGACCGGCGACCTCGAGCGGGCCCACGAGGCGGCGCGCGCGCTGCTCGCCGCCTACGTGGACGCGCTCGCTCCCGGCGGCGACGCCGCCTGA